The stretch of DNA TGATGAAAGAGACTTTCAACGCGCCCGACGAAAACATATTCTACGTTCCGTTTTTTACGGAAGTCCATAAGAACGATTCCGCCGAACTGCGAAAAAACATCGTCTTTTTGGGATCCAACTGGACTTGGCACGGCTACAATTTTTTGCAGGATTTCTTGAAAAAGAATCCGAACGAGTCCGACGTCCGAAGCGCGTTGGAAGTTTTGAATCGCTTTTCCGAGGATCCTTATCACGACAGCAAAGAACTCTATTGGCAATTGGGATATCATCCGCAAAAACCGTTGGTTATTTCGGATATGCGCCGCGCGGCGTATGAGGTCAGCGGAATTTACCGAATGAAGGTGCTTTCTGCGATCGCGGATCTGGGACTTGAAATTCGCGGGCAATATTGGGGTATCGATTGCATGAATTACTTCCCGGAGATCATGGCGTCGGTCAATAAGACTCCGACCTATTCCAAGCAGGAGAACGAGGATTTTTATAACGGCGCGAAGATTTCGATCAATACCCAGCATATCCAAACCGTCAGCGGCTTTTCTTTCCGCGTATGCGATATTATGGCGTCGAACGCTTGCTTGGTGACTTCTCCGAGCAAAGATTTGAAAGAGCTGTTCCCGCAAATACCGATTCCGATGTACGAATCGCCGTATGAAGCGAGAGAAATTTGCAAAAAGCTTTTGGAAAACGAGAATATGCGCTCGGATATCGTTTGCGCTTGCCAAGAGGCGATCGATCACGGATACAGGATCCGAGACGTTATCGCAAGGATCGAGCAGATCTCGGGCGTATCTCTCGATAACGGAGCCTCGTCGAACGTTTGCGTCAAGTACGGATTGGACGTGGGAAAGCTCGAAATCTATTCCGATGAAGATCCTTCGATGCGTAAGCCGACGATCATTTCGTCCGCGCCCGTCTTGGTCCCGCCTCTGAAAAAGGCGAAACCCGCCAAGAAATCGATTCCCGCCGCCACGACGACTTCGAGCGATTCTTCGAGCGCCGCGAAAGGAGACGGACTGAATCCGATTTGCAGGCTTTGGTATAAGACGCTCGGAAAGCATTTGGGTTACGATCCGTATAATCGCTTTAACAAAAAGACGGTTTATCTTGGGAAACTGCTTTTGTTCGAAAGACTGAAACCCAATCCGAACCGCGAAGAAACGTATTTTATCTTCTTTCCGCTTTTGAGCAAAACGCGCCAAGGGGATAAAACCGTCGTTCGCCTTTTGCTGTTTGAAAAGATCGGAAACGCGCTTCGTAAGCTCTTCGGAAGAAAAACCGACTCGGATCGGAGCAAAGACGGCGGCATCGCGGGAAAACCGCAATGTTTCGATATGCCGAAAGGCGCGGAATTGAAAAGGATCCTTGCGGTCAAAGAGCAAAACAGGGGCGCGTTGCGGAATAAACTGCGCGACGGGGAAAAGATCGTCGTTTGTTTGTTCGTTTGCAGAATATCCTGTTGGTTCTTCGACGATTTGTATAAGAAACTCGACGAGTCGGGGGTCTTTATTCCTTATATCGTGGTGAAACCGTTTATGACGATGGGAAAGGACGCGATGGTCGATTATATGGATTCGACCTTCGACGCCTTGACCGCGAGAGGGTATCGCGTTATAAAGACCTACGACAAAGAGACGGAGAGTTTCCTCGATATAAAGGAGACGTTAAATCCCGACGTCGTCTTTTACACGAAGTATTGGCCGCCGCAATTCCGTTCGGAGTACTACATCAATCGGTTTATGGATAAATTGACCTTTTTCGTTCCCTATGCGTTTGATATCGGTCGCCATAACGTGGTTTACGATTTCGACCTTTTGAATAACGTGGATCGGTTTTTGTATAACACGCCGATCCATAAAGAGATGGCGGAAAAGTATATGCCGAATCACGGTAAAAACGTTTACGTCGTCGGCGCTCCGAAATTGGACGTTTTCTTCGATCCTTCTTATGCGCCGAAGGACGTTTGGAAAGAGCAGCCGAAGAAGAAAAAGCGCATCATTTGGGCGCCGCATCACGAAGATCAAACGAAAGAGGATATGTATCAATTCGACTCTTTCTACTATATCGCCGATTATATGTTCGAAATCGCCGAAAAGTATAAAGACGAGATTCAGATCGCCTTTAAGCCTCATCCGATGTTGAAACCGAAATTGGATTATCGCTGGGGAAAACAGTCGGCGGACGAATACTATGAGAAATGGGCGAATTTGGAAAACGGACAACTCGAACTCGGCGAATTCCAAGAT from Clostridia bacterium encodes:
- a CDS encoding CDP-glycerol glycerophosphotransferase family protein, with translation MARILISIRNGWRRPDDFNAMPPFYETFLKGLQNAGNEVFCFQHKEYSRNFSTPIPEDMKRMIRSFDPELCILFNNTFWDISDLVDCPILIYDVDSPIEYTHKDNLEANPSRYKFIINQKQGAELMKETFNAPDENIFYVPFFTEVHKNDSAELRKNIVFLGSNWTWHGYNFLQDFLKKNPNESDVRSALEVLNRFSEDPYHDSKELYWQLGYHPQKPLVISDMRRAAYEVSGIYRMKVLSAIADLGLEIRGQYWGIDCMNYFPEIMASVNKTPTYSKQENEDFYNGAKISINTQHIQTVSGFSFRVCDIMASNACLVTSPSKDLKELFPQIPIPMYESPYEAREICKKLLENENMRSDIVCACQEAIDHGYRIRDVIARIEQISGVSLDNGASSNVCVKYGLDVGKLEIYSDEDPSMRKPTIISSAPVLVPPLKKAKPAKKSIPAATTTSSDSSSAAKGDGLNPICRLWYKTLGKHLGYDPYNRFNKKTVYLGKLLLFERLKPNPNREETYFIFFPLLSKTRQGDKTVVRLLLFEKIGNALRKLFGRKTDSDRSKDGGIAGKPQCFDMPKGAELKRILAVKEQNRGALRNKLRDGEKIVVCLFVCRISCWFFDDLYKKLDESGVFIPYIVVKPFMTMGKDAMVDYMDSTFDALTARGYRVIKTYDKETESFLDIKETLNPDVVFYTKYWPPQFRSEYYINRFMDKLTFFVPYAFDIGRHNVVYDFDLLNNVDRFLYNTPIHKEMAEKYMPNHGKNVYVVGAPKLDVFFDPSYAPKDVWKEQPKKKKRIIWAPHHEDQTKEDMYQFDSFYYIADYMFEIAEKYKDEIQIAFKPHPMLKPKLDYRWGKQSADEYYEKWANLENGQLELGEFQDLFLTSDAMILDSVSFIAEYMAVDKPALFTVSPTSRVMFNEFGEMAYEELYHTEGETLKEDIDSFVKKVVIRGVDPKAQSRTAFVKEYIAPPNGKTATENIYESILDEIQNGDKK